One Pseudorhodoplanes sinuspersici DNA segment encodes these proteins:
- a CDS encoding bifunctional 3-(3-hydroxy-phenyl)propionate/3-hydroxycinnamic acid hydroxylase produces MTTETRVALKPHYPVAIVGAGPTGLTLANLLGVYGVQCVIIERKTATVHEPRAVSIDDESLRTMQAAGIVEEVFAQTVSGYGSDYYSAAGQCFARVQPTGQPYGYPRRNAFRQPILERQLREALARFPKVATAFGHELLSFEQDAEHVTLRVRQPDGSEAEVACDYLIGCDGASSATRRAIGTTLGGSSFGERWLIVDLENSPTPSRHTKVFCSPERPCIALPGPNQTRRYEFYLHPHERDEDLLNPEMVQHLLKTHDADPGSRIVRQVIYTFHARIAERWSLGRIFLAGDAAHLTPPFAGQGMNSGLRDAYNLAWKLAAVVRRELGPNLLDTYEVERRDHVWAMIDMALRMGRVMAPRSRAEAFAVQSAFRLLGLYPPARDYIAQMKFKPSPRFVEGFLVPDGRNAKKTLVGRLFPQPRVLLADGQSVLLDNVLGEGFSIVMRSGEVGIMPVTDPVLSSIKPKIVIIIGDGSLPASSASGIAVHAKDVQDWSAIPPDHVFLLRPDRYVMACIPVDEWHSGSSRIASLVNATFRH; encoded by the coding sequence ATGACGACAGAAACGCGCGTGGCTCTCAAGCCGCATTATCCGGTGGCGATTGTCGGCGCCGGCCCCACCGGACTGACGCTGGCCAATCTGCTTGGTGTCTATGGCGTCCAATGTGTGATCATCGAACGCAAGACTGCAACGGTGCACGAGCCGCGCGCGGTCTCGATCGACGATGAATCGCTCCGTACCATGCAGGCGGCTGGAATTGTTGAGGAGGTGTTCGCTCAGACCGTCTCGGGTTACGGATCGGATTACTATTCGGCGGCGGGCCAATGTTTCGCGCGGGTGCAGCCGACTGGCCAGCCCTATGGCTATCCGCGCCGCAATGCGTTTCGTCAGCCGATTCTCGAACGGCAATTGCGTGAGGCGCTGGCGCGCTTTCCAAAGGTTGCGACCGCCTTCGGACATGAATTGCTGTCGTTCGAACAGGATGCCGAACACGTAACTCTGCGTGTGCGGCAACCCGATGGCAGCGAGGCGGAAGTTGCCTGCGATTATCTCATCGGCTGCGACGGTGCGAGCAGCGCTACGCGCCGCGCTATCGGCACGACGCTCGGTGGGTCGAGTTTCGGTGAGCGCTGGCTGATCGTCGATCTTGAAAACTCACCGACGCCATCGCGCCATACCAAGGTGTTCTGCAGTCCCGAGCGGCCCTGTATCGCTTTGCCCGGACCAAACCAGACCCGCCGCTACGAATTCTACCTGCATCCGCATGAGCGCGACGAGGATCTGCTTAATCCGGAGATGGTGCAGCACCTACTGAAGACGCATGATGCCGATCCGGGCAGCCGGATCGTGCGGCAGGTCATCTACACCTTTCATGCCCGCATCGCCGAGCGATGGTCGTTAGGGCGTATCTTCCTTGCCGGTGATGCCGCGCACCTGACCCCGCCCTTCGCAGGGCAGGGGATGAATAGCGGCCTGCGCGATGCCTATAACCTTGCCTGGAAACTGGCGGCTGTGGTGCGTAGAGAACTCGGACCAAACCTGCTGGACACCTATGAAGTCGAGCGGCGCGACCATGTCTGGGCGATGATCGATATGGCCTTGCGCATGGGCCGTGTCATGGCGCCGCGCAGCCGTGCCGAGGCGTTCGCGGTGCAAAGTGCATTTCGTCTGCTGGGGCTCTATCCTCCTGCGCGCGACTATATCGCGCAGATGAAATTCAAGCCGTCACCGCGCTTCGTCGAGGGCTTCCTAGTGCCGGACGGCCGGAATGCGAAAAAAACCCTGGTCGGCCGGCTTTTCCCTCAACCGCGGGTCTTGCTGGCAGATGGACAGAGCGTGCTGCTTGACAATGTTCTAGGCGAGGGCTTTTCGATTGTGATGCGCTCAGGTGAGGTCGGTATCATGCCTGTAACCGACCCCGTTCTTTCATCAATCAAACCGAAGATAGTCATAATTATCGGTGATGGATCGCTGCCCGCTTCATCCGCCAGTGGAATCGCGGTCCATGCAAAGGACGTTCAGGACTGGTCGGCAATACCTCCCGATCATGTCTTCCTGTTGCGTCCGGATCGCTATGTGATGGCGTGTATCCCTGTCGATGAGTGGCATAGCGGGTCTTCGAGAATTGCATCCCTGGTAAACGCGACATTCCGGCACTGA
- a CDS encoding IclR family transcriptional regulator, whose amino-acid sequence MKSAGKVLSVLSLYTAGRNVWSPERAARQLSVSLATSYRYFNTLVACGMLERLQRNRYVLGPAIVELDKQVRAADPVLAIARPIMVRLLKRVRQPATVLLCRYFREQVMCIHEESNRPDEPVSSYERGARRPLFRGSTSKVILAHLPPRALSDLWQSHRREIVAAGLGSSYDEFKSALQEIRKDGVRVSAGEVDPGRIGISAPLFDAHGRIIGSLSIVLMSPRTNDAAVARLRTSVINAAREIERMRDAKGGRIASRKNKVSAKAPAKIPA is encoded by the coding sequence ATGAAAAGCGCCGGGAAGGTGCTGAGCGTGTTGTCTCTTTATACGGCTGGCCGCAATGTGTGGTCGCCGGAACGTGCTGCGCGCCAGCTCAGTGTTTCGCTTGCCACCAGCTACCGCTACTTTAATACCCTTGTGGCTTGCGGCATGCTGGAGCGATTGCAACGTAATCGCTATGTGCTGGGGCCAGCCATTGTCGAACTCGACAAGCAGGTCCGTGCGGCTGACCCGGTGCTTGCGATCGCCCGTCCCATCATGGTCAGGCTGCTTAAGCGCGTTCGCCAACCCGCGACAGTTCTTCTGTGCCGTTATTTCCGCGAACAGGTGATGTGCATTCACGAAGAGAGCAACCGGCCCGACGAGCCGGTCAGTTCCTATGAACGCGGGGCCCGCCGGCCATTGTTTCGAGGTTCGACCTCCAAGGTCATCCTCGCTCATCTGCCACCGCGGGCTTTGTCCGATCTGTGGCAAAGTCATCGCCGCGAGATCGTCGCTGCCGGTCTTGGCAGCAGCTACGATGAATTCAAATCGGCATTGCAGGAGATCCGCAAGGACGGTGTCCGTGTCAGCGCCGGTGAAGTTGACCCCGGCCGGATCGGAATCTCAGCGCCGCTGTTCGACGCGCATGGCCGCATCATCGGCAGCCTCAGCATCGTGCTGATGTCGCCACGTACGAATGATGCCGCGGTTGCACGGCTGCGCACGTCGGTAATCAATGCGGCGCGCGAAATCGAACGAATGCGCGATGCCAAGGGTGGCCGCATCGCGTCGCGCAAGAATAAGGTTTCCGCAAAGGCTCCGGCGAAGATCCCAGCATGA
- a CDS encoding DUF6496 domain-containing protein has product MAKKRKAKRRYSPSASEDVEKEMRAYKRGTARSGPGGRGGKVKSRKQAIAIGLSRARAEGKKVPKKRSAKKRSAKKRK; this is encoded by the coding sequence ATGGCAAAGAAGCGCAAAGCGAAACGCAGATATTCCCCCAGTGCCAGTGAAGACGTCGAGAAAGAAATGAGAGCCTACAAGCGAGGCACGGCGCGCAGCGGGCCGGGCGGTCGCGGTGGCAAAGTGAAGAGTCGAAAGCAGGCCATTGCCATCGGCCTTTCGAGGGCGCGGGCCGAGGGTAAGAAAGTCCCCAAAAAGAGATCAGCCAAAAAGCGATCGGCCAAGAAGCGGAAATAA
- a CDS encoding DUF3175 domain-containing protein, translated as MPSRHAHRKKKWSADVTERSDALDLKDDTFKGSPKKIAQSLKRSATHSRRRKSSPFRSAMSMLTFYINRAGKNLSASRRKKLESAKDELRARFKRG; from the coding sequence ATGCCTAGCCGCCATGCACACAGGAAGAAAAAGTGGTCAGCCGACGTCACCGAACGCAGCGACGCGCTGGATTTGAAGGACGATACCTTCAAGGGTTCACCGAAGAAAATTGCGCAGTCGCTAAAGCGCTCCGCCACACACAGCCGCCGACGCAAATCGAGTCCGTTCCGCTCGGCGATGTCGATGCTGACATTCTATATTAACCGCGCCGGCAAGAACCTGTCCGCGTCTCGCCGCAAGAAGCTGGAATCTGCGAAGGATGAACTGCGCGCCAGGTTCAAGCGCGGCTAA
- the asd gene encoding archaetidylserine decarboxylase (Phosphatidylserine decarboxylase is synthesized as a single chain precursor. Generation of the pyruvoyl active site from a Ser is coupled to cleavage of a Gly-Ser bond between the larger (beta) and smaller (alpha chains). It is an integral membrane protein.) — protein sequence MTTDGLMAKLPFREDLNFLLTNRIPRRWATQFVGWLSKIESPIVRDVSIGIWKLFSGLDVSEAKKTSFESMHDCFVRELKDGARPIAPDPAVMISPCDAIVGACGRIADTELFQVKGFPYHLRDLVPDSDFEDTYRDGLYVTLRLTSSMYHRFHAPYDCSVKHVTYISGDTWNVNPIALKRIEKLFCKNERAVIRTRLTPSGYPVTLVPVAAILVASIRLHCLDVVLGIKHRGANEFVCDANFTKGQEMGWFEHGSTIIVFAPEGFELCDDVGEGAIIRMGRPLMRIPH from the coding sequence ATGACAACAGACGGGCTGATGGCAAAACTGCCGTTCCGTGAGGATCTCAACTTCCTGCTGACCAACCGGATTCCACGGCGCTGGGCGACGCAATTCGTGGGTTGGTTGAGCAAGATTGAAAGCCCGATCGTTCGGGATGTCTCGATCGGCATCTGGAAGCTGTTCTCAGGCCTCGATGTCTCGGAGGCGAAGAAAACCAGCTTCGAAAGCATGCACGATTGCTTTGTGCGCGAACTCAAGGATGGTGCGCGTCCGATCGCCCCTGATCCGGCGGTCATGATTAGTCCCTGCGATGCGATCGTTGGCGCCTGTGGGCGGATTGCTGACACCGAGTTGTTTCAGGTGAAGGGATTTCCCTATCATTTGAGAGATCTCGTGCCGGATTCGGATTTTGAGGACACCTATCGCGACGGCCTGTATGTGACGCTACGTCTGACCTCCTCCATGTATCATCGATTCCATGCGCCTTACGATTGCAGCGTCAAGCATGTTACCTACATTTCCGGCGATACTTGGAACGTCAATCCGATCGCGCTGAAGCGTATCGAAAAACTCTTCTGCAAGAACGAGCGGGCTGTCATTCGAACCAGGCTGACGCCTTCTGGATATCCGGTCACGCTTGTCCCGGTCGCTGCCATTCTTGTTGCCAGCATCAGGCTGCATTGTCTCGACGTAGTTCTGGGGATAAAGCATCGCGGCGCAAACGAATTTGTCTGCGACGCGAATTTCACCAAGGGGCAGGAGATGGGCTGGTTCGAGCACGGCTCGACCATCATCGTCTTTGCGCCGGAGGGTTTCGAGCTTTGCGACGATGTGGGCGAGGGGGCGATAATCCGCATGGGACGCCCGCTGATGCGTATTCCTCATTGA